The genome window GCGACCAGTCCGGTCGTCGCCTGCAGGCTCGGTTCGGCCAGCGCCAGCGTGCTCGAACGCCTGCCAGCGTTCGTCCTCGCTCGCAGCGATCCACGCCCGTTCGGCCTCGCCGAGTCCGCGGACTTCGGTGGATCGTCGATCCAGGTCGCCGTCGGTCTCGAACGACCAGGGAAGCGACAGCCGCCGACGAAGCGCGTCGGCGACCGACTCCTCGACACCCGCATCCAGTAGCATCCGGTAGGAGTACTCCTTGCTCGAGACGTCGTCCGGATCGAGGCCGGCCTCCTCGAGCGTCTCCTGCTCGTCCTGCCTGATCCGTGAAGCGACGCGTTCCGGGGTCGAACCCATACCGAACACCAGCCTGGTTAGCGATCCCTCGTCACCGTCCCGTTCGCTCCTCGACCGACGGTGTGAATCGGCGTCGCTTCCGACGTCGGCAGTGACCTCGTAGCCGGCGCTCTCACCGGTTTCAGGGTCGGCAGATGCGAATTTCTCACTCACGCGATTCACCAGGGTACGTGATACTCACACTGTCCGTTCTTCAAAGTTGCCCCGGAGTCCGTCGTCGACGAACCGGCCGACCTCGAGTCGGACCGATCGCGGACCCATCCAATCGCCCGGTGTTACTCGTCGACACGTCGGAACGGGACGTCAGTGCCGGCGTCGGTATCGACGGAGCGCTCGTAGACGGTCGTCGCCGCGGTCAGATCCATGACCGCGCTGCCGACGCTTTTGACCACGGTGAGCCCGTCGGCTGGCTCGTCGGGTCGATCACCGTCGAACGCCTCCGCAAGCGCCACGAGATCGGCCTCACGGACCGACGTCCCCTGGAGGTCCCCGGTTTCGATCGCCTCGCCCGGCACGTCCGCGAACACTCGATCGGCCCGCTCGAAGAGTTCGGGCTCGAGTTCCTGCATTGTGGCTTCGTAAGCGCCAACCGCGACCACGAGTTCGGCGTCCGTCGCGTCGGCCGGGAACACCGGTTCCGTACTCGTCGTCGCAGTTACGACGACTGTCGCGTCCGAAACGGCGTCCGCGGCCGTCTCCGCGGTTTCAGCCGGGATTCCGTCCGCCCGAAGATCGTCGGCGCAGTCGTGTTTCGAGTCGCTTCGCGAGTAGACTGTCACCGACTCGAGGTCCGACGTCGTGGCGATCGCCCGCGTCTGCCAGCGGGCCTGTGCGCCAGCCCCGATGACCGCGAGACGAACTGGCTCTGCGGCGAGCGCTCGGGCCGCGAGGCCACCCACACAGCCAGTTCGTACGTTCGTCACCCGCGTCCCGGGCATGTAGGCGACCGGCGTTCCGGTTCGAGCGTCGGTAAGCGCGATCTGTGCCTGGATCGTCGGGAGACCGCGGGCCGCGTTTCCTTCGTGAACGCTCGCGAGTTTCGTTGCGTAGTACGGTTCGCCGTGGACGTACGCCGGCATGGTCAGTCCCGTCCCGTGGGGAGTGTCGTCGTCGAGTCCCGCACCGACCGGAAAGTGCGGCCGATCGGGTCGTTCGACGGCGCCCGAGGCCTGTTCGACGAGCGCGGTTTCGACAGCGGGGAGCATCGTCTCTACGTCACACAACGACTCGACGTCGTCAGCGGTGAGAACCGTGACCATACAACCACAGATCTACGCGGCGGTAAAACTCTACCCTCATGACCGACTACCGAAGCAAGAAGAAACCGACTGTCAGTGCCGACACCAGCATCCGACGACTGGACGGTGAAAACGCGTTCGACCCCGTCGAACT of Natrarchaeobaculum sulfurireducens contains these proteins:
- a CDS encoding DUF7409 domain-containing protein, translated to MSEKFASADPETGESAGYEVTADVGSDADSHRRSRSERDGDEGSLTRLVFGMGSTPERVASRIRQDEQETLEEAGLDPDDVSSKEYSYRMLLDAGVEESVADALRRRLSLPWSFETDGDLDRRSTEVRGLGEAERAWIAASEDERWQAFEHAGAGRTEPAGDDRTGRPCPRPTPVTAVAGVGPDDADVLADAGIISAERLATVDANEVARLLELDVLHVRTWRYNARELLE
- a CDS encoding ornithine cyclodeaminase family protein, producing the protein MVTVLTADDVESLCDVETMLPAVETALVEQASGAVERPDRPHFPVGAGLDDDTPHGTGLTMPAYVHGEPYYATKLASVHEGNAARGLPTIQAQIALTDARTGTPVAYMPGTRVTNVRTGCVGGLAARALAAEPVRLAVIGAGAQARWQTRAIATTSDLESVTVYSRSDSKHDCADDLRADGIPAETAETAADAVSDATVVVTATTSTEPVFPADATDAELVVAVGAYEATMQELEPELFERADRVFADVPGEAIETGDLQGTSVREADLVALAEAFDGDRPDEPADGLTVVKSVGSAVMDLTAATTVYERSVDTDAGTDVPFRRVDE